The following are encoded in a window of Fusarium verticillioides 7600 chromosome 6, whole genome shotgun sequence genomic DNA:
- a CDS encoding N-acetylglucosamine-6-phosphate deacetylase: MPIAVSPTLPKNGLTKFTNCRLLKGNDLVWEDLWVSSITGKIIDSQASFYGGRNMPDNTLDLGGRIIAPGLVECQLNGAFGFNFSTLLDDMSEYGKKIQKINRLLVKTGVTSYIPTITSQRPELYQKALPYLGPSGELRIPAHGAESLGAHCEGPFLSPTKNGVHNVDVLTQAESIEDIEQCYGRENMTPRSDGSPMPIKMITAAPERGQMMNLIPEITSRGIIYSVGHTEATYEETSQAVSKGATMITHLFNAMRPLHHRNPGVFGVLGKAESLPRPYFGIISDGIHLHPTTIKIAYSAHPDGFILVTDAMHLVGLPDGAYPWTNGEYTCNIVKQGSKLLLENSDTIAGRYVLIYPAEPCI, from the exons ATGCCTATCGCCGTTTCGCCGACCCTACCCAAGAATGGCCTCACTAAATTCACCAACTGTCGGCTGCTGAAAGGCAACGACTTGGTCTGGGAGGACCTTTGGGTCAGCTCCATTactggcaagatcatcgaTAGCCAGGCTTCATTTTATGGCGGCCGCAACATGCCTGACAATactcttgatcttggtggaCGCATCATTGCACCAGGGCTGGTTGAGTGCCAGCTCAACGGTGCCTTTggcttcaacttctcaacTCTACTGGATGACATGTCCGAATATGGCAAAAAGATCCAAAAGATCAATCGACTACTGGTCAAGACAGGGGTCACATCATACATCCCAACCATCACCAGTCAACGGCCTGAATTATACCAAAAG GCCCTCCCGTATCTTGGTCCGTCTGGGGAACTGCGGATCCCGGCTCACGGCGCCGAGTCCCTTGGTGCTCACTGCGAGGGTCCGTTCTTGAGTCCCACCAAGAACGGAGTTCACAATGTCGATGTTCTCACACAAGCTGAATCGATAGAGGATATTGAGCAATGTTATGGTCGTGAGAATATGACCCCTCGTTCCGATGGCTCGCCGATGCCGATCAAGATGATTACAGCAGCGCCGGAACGCGGACAGATGATGAACCTGATCCCAGAGATCACATCAAGAGGAATTATCTATTCCGTTGGCCACACCGAGGCAACATATGAAGAGACATCGCAAGCTGTCAGTAAGGGTGCTACAATGATTACACACCTCTTCAATGCCATGCGCCCGTTGCACCACAGAAACCCAGGCGTCTTTGGAGTTTTGGGCAAGGCCGAGAGTCTGCCACGACCTTACTTTGGCATCATCTCAGATGGCATTCATTTGCATCCTACGACTATCAAGATCGCATACAGCGCTCATCCTGATGGCTTTATCCTGGTCACGGATGCTATGCATCTTGTTGGTCTTCCGGATGGAGCCTATCCGTGGACAAACGGAGAGTACACATGCAACATTGTCAAGCAAGGTTCTAAATTGCTCCTTGAGAACTCCGACACGATTGCTGGGAGGTACGTACTGATCTACCCTGCGGAGCCTTGTATCTAA
- a CDS encoding N-acetylglucosamine-6-phosphate deacetylase gives MPIAVSPTLPKNGLTKFTNCRLLKGNDLVWEDLWVSSITGKIIDSQASFYGGRNMPDNTLDLGGRIIAPGLVECQLNGAFGFNFSTLLDDMSEYGKKIQKINRLLVKTGVTSYIPTITSQRPELYQKALPYLGPSGELRIPAHGAESLGAHCEGPFLSPTKNGVHNVDVLTQAESIEDIEQCYGRENMTPRSDGSPMPIKMITAAPERGQMMNLIPEITSRGIIYSVGHTEATYEETSQAVSKGATMITHLFNAMRPLHHRNPGVFGVLGKAESLPRPYFGIISDGIHLHPTTIKIAYSAHPDGFILVTDAMHLVGLPDGAYPWTNGEYTCNIVKQGSKLLLENSDTIAGSSITLLECVNNFRQWTGASIPQALGAVTSTPAAMLGLQGVKGSLESGADADLVILSDGYESQGEVRGTNEVLVLDEVWKFGERVFGSIKESKLM, from the exons ATGCCTATCGCCGTTTCGCCGACCCTACCCAAGAATGGCCTCACTAAATTCACCAACTGTCGGCTGCTGAAAGGCAACGACTTGGTCTGGGAGGACCTTTGGGTCAGCTCCATTactggcaagatcatcgaTAGCCAGGCTTCATTTTATGGCGGCCGCAACATGCCTGACAATactcttgatcttggtggaCGCATCATTGCACCAGGGCTGGTTGAGTGCCAGCTCAACGGTGCCTTTggcttcaacttctcaacTCTACTGGATGACATGTCCGAATATGGCAAAAAGATCCAAAAGATCAATCGACTACTGGTCAAGACAGGGGTCACATCATACATCCCAACCATCACCAGTCAACGGCCTGAATTATACCAAAAG GCCCTCCCGTATCTTGGTCCGTCTGGGGAACTGCGGATCCCGGCTCACGGCGCCGAGTCCCTTGGTGCTCACTGCGAGGGTCCGTTCTTGAGTCCCACCAAGAACGGAGTTCACAATGTCGATGTTCTCACACAAGCTGAATCGATAGAGGATATTGAGCAATGTTATGGTCGTGAGAATATGACCCCTCGTTCCGATGGCTCGCCGATGCCGATCAAGATGATTACAGCAGCGCCGGAACGCGGACAGATGATGAACCTGATCCCAGAGATCACATCAAGAGGAATTATCTATTCCGTTGGCCACACCGAGGCAACATATGAAGAGACATCGCAAGCTGTCAGTAAGGGTGCTACAATGATTACACACCTCTTCAATGCCATGCGCCCGTTGCACCACAGAAACCCAGGCGTCTTTGGAGTTTTGGGCAAGGCCGAGAGTCTGCCACGACCTTACTTTGGCATCATCTCAGATGGCATTCATTTGCATCCTACGACTATCAAGATCGCATACAGCGCTCATCCTGATGGCTTTATCCTGGTCACGGATGCTATGCATCTTGTTGGTCTTCCGGATGGAGCCTATCCGTGGACAAACGGAGAGTACACATGCAACATTGTCAAGCAAGGTTCTAAATTGCTCCTTGAGAACTCCGACACGATTGCTGGGAG CTCAATAACTCTCCTCGAGTGTGTCAATAATTTCAGACAGTGGACTGGGGCTAGTATTCCTCAGGCCCTTGGAGCGGTCACATCAACACCGGCCGCCATGCTTGGCTTACAGGGAGTCAAGGGTTCACTAGAATCGGGGGCTGACGCAGATCTGGTGATTTTGTCAGACGGATACGAAAGCCAGGGTGAAGTCAGGGGAACGAATGAAGTTCTTGTACTGGACGAAGTGTGGAAGTTTGGTGAGAGGGTGTTCGGTTctatcaaggagagcaagTTGATGTGA
- a CDS encoding beta-N-acetylhexosaminidase produces MAPPPAGSVSSSSSREGYRSVNASHRYLKHAGPLRGEPEPQQKRSKYHVTRHRRRPTIMAHTDNSDLDPVWQDLDRAIGQILIMGWDGTEVTPQIRSLIEDHHLGSIILTAKNLKSAQQTAELVQELQTIAKNAGHLQPLLIALDQENGGVNSLFDEDYVCQFPSAMGVAATGRADLAYEVTKATATEISACGVNLMLGPVLDVLNNARYQPLGVRATGDDPQEVSQYGLAALRGIRDAGIASCGKHFPSYGNLNFLGSNLDVPIITQTLEELSISALVPFRNAVASGKLDAMFIGGCGISNPSMNVSHACLSDQVVDELLRDELGFNGVAISECLEMEALSHELGVQNGVIMAVEAGCDLVLLCRAYDVQLEAIKGLKLGYENGIVTKERIFTSLRRVLNLKSTCTSWEKALNPPGISLLSQLHPSHLALSLQAYDDSITIIRDKEKLIPLTASMHPGEELLLLTPLVKPLPASSLTKKLLAAKDNQNQAEGQHEMWAHNGRDRSAILSGEGVFREFGKSLARARNEKLLHTSYTANGVRPVHENLIHRASCIIIVTADANRNLYQAGFTKHVDMMCSMLRTRGQKKQLIVVAVSSPYDFAMDKSIGTYLCTFDFTENALHALARTLVGEIAPLGTLPGTLRKSKKVLKSRQHWLVEEYSAKRDASALNDLLRAVHRASAPDLQFLRTTTAASFQLNNANIAESHFVVRNSSTNALYGFAATYFVHGVGILGGVFVEPTKRDVSIGRSLHRRALRSLMQRRGIKQVQIGSAFPGVFLGIPNDVEVNTIKEWFANSGWDVQFPRRVSNMILQDVASWSAPEGLSQSIQRAGISFDLIHDLDNADGVLSHVRNNANPEVLELYRHALSESKLSGIVRAKDATGALLGTIIVCKQRSPLETHLPSLVSRSEDICGIIAPVVPLGPQSTLALQGLTLMGIRQARSHKATKVVLGWVVDDGSESLTAMGFETLQEFEEITNSPENFSSIL; encoded by the exons ATGGcccctcctcctgctggGTCAGTGTCTAGCTCATCCTCTCGAGAAGGCTACCGCAGTGTCAATGCATCTCATCGTTACCTCAAGCACGCGGGGCCATTAAGGGGTGAGCCAGAACCACAgcagaagagatcaaagTACCATGTGACGAGGCATCGACGCCGCCCAACCATCATGGCCCATACAGACAATAGCGACCTCGATCCAGTATGGCAAGATCTCGACCG TGCCATTGGACAGATCCTGATAATGGGCTGGGATGGCACTGAAGTTACCCCCCAGATCAGGAGCCTCATTGAGGATCATCACCTTGGTTCCATTATACTTACAGCCAAGAACCTTAAAT CTGCTCAGCAAACAGCAGAACTTGTCCAGGAATTACAGACCATTGCTAAGAATGCTGGTCATTTACAACCTCTTCTCATTGCCCTCGATCAGGAGAATGGAGGAGTCAACAGTCTTTTCGACGAAGACTATGTATGCCAATTTCCCAGTGCCATGGGCGTCGCAGCTACTGGTCGAGCCGACCTAGCATATGAAGTGACCAAGGCTACTGCCACTGAGATCTCGGCCTGTGGTGTCAACCTCATGCTAGGACCCGTCCTTGATGTATTGAATAATGCTCGCTACCAGCCTTTGGGAGTGCGTGCTACCGGAGATGACCCCCAAGAAGTATCACAATATGGCCTGGCGGCTCTACGAGGAATTCGAGATGCTGGAATTGCTTCATGTGGAAAGCATTTCCCATCATACGGAAATCTGAACTTTCTGGGCTCAAACCTAGATGTGCCCATTATCACTCAGACACTAGAGGAACTCAGTATCAGCGCTTTGGTTCCATTCCGAAATGCCGTTGCCTCGGGAAAATTAGATGCTATGTTTATTGGAGGCTGTGGCATATCCAATCCGTCCATGAATGTGAGTCATGCTTGTCTTTCAGATCAAGTTGTGGATGAGCTCTTGCGCGATGAACTTGGATTCAACGGAGTCGCAATCTCAGAgtgcttggagatggaggctcTCAGCCATGAACTTGGTGTCCAGAATGGTGTTATCATGGCCGTCGAAGCAGGCTgtgatcttgtcctcctctGCCGTGCCTATGACGTCCAACTTGAAGCTATCAAAGGCCTGAAGCTCGGTTATGAAAATGGTATTGTGACGAAGGAGCGGATTTTCACCTCTCTGAGAAGGGTACTTAACCTGAAATCGACCTGTACGTCTTGGGAGAAGGCGTTGAACCCTCCAGGCatttctttgctttctcaacttcacccatctcatcttgctcTATCACTCCAAGCCTACGATGATTCCATCACAATCATTCGAGATAAGGAGAAACTTATCCCACTCACAGCCTCAATGCATCCCGGAGAGGAGCTCCTCTTATTGACACCTTTAGTCAAGCCGCTGCCTGCATCTTCACTCACCAAAAAGCTGCTGGCAGCCAAAGACAACCAGAATCAAGCAGAAGGGCAACATGAGATGTGGGCGCATAATGGTCGTGACCGAAGCGCGATATTGAGCGGAGAGGGGGTTTTCCGAGAATTTGGCAAATCTCTTGCTCGAGCTCGTAATGAAAAGTTACTCCACACAAGCTATACGGCTAATGGAGTCCGTCCAG TTCACGAAAACCTGATCCACAGAGCATCTTGTATCATTATTGTCACGGCTGATGCCAATCGAAACCTTTATCAAGCTGGTTTCACCAAGCATGTTGACATGATGTGCTCTATGCTTCGAACCAGGGGTCAGAAAAAGCAACTGATCGTAGTGGCAGTCAGCTCTCCGTATGATTTTGCAATGGATAAATCCATTGGCACATACCTCTGCACCTTCGACTTCACCGAGAACGCTCTCCATGCTCTTGCAAGGACACTGGTTGGAGAAATTGCGCCCCTTGGAACTCTCCCCGGTACACTGCGTAAGAGCAAGAAGGTTCTCAAGTCCAGACAACACTGGCTGGTAGAAGAATACAGTGCGAAACGTGACGCATCTGCTTTGAACGACCTACTTCGAGCTGTTCACCGAGCAAGCGCACCAGACCTGCAGTTTCTACGCACAACAACTGCTGCTTCCTTTCAGCTCAATAATGCCAATATTGCAGAATCACATTTTGTGGTTAGAAACAGCAGCACTAACGCTTTGTACGGCTTTGCTGCTACATACTTTGTTCACGGTGTTGGTATCCTTGGGGGTGTCTTTGTCGAGCCCACCAAACGTGACGTATCGATCGGAAGGTCCCTTCACCGACGGGCGCTCAGAAGTCTCATGCAGCGACGAGGAATCAAGCAAGTCCAGATAGGGTCAGCTTTCCCTGGGGTTTTCCTAGGTATTCCCAACGATGTCGAGGTCAACACAATCAAAGAGTGGTTTGCGAACAGCGGCTGGGATGTTCAGTTTCCACGACGCGTCTCAAACATGATCTTACAGGATGTGGCAAGCTGGTCTGCCCCAGAGGGTTTGTCCCAGAGCATTCAAAGAGCCGGTATTAGCTTTGACCTGATTCATGATTTGGACAACGCGGATGGTGTTCTCAGCCATGTCCGTAACAACGCAAATCCTGAGGTATTAGAGCTGTACCGCCATGCGCTGTCAGAATCGAAGTTGAGTGGGATCGTGCGGGCCAAGGATGCGACAGGTGCCTTGTTGGGTACGATCATTGTTTGCAAGCAGCGCAGTCCATTGGAAACTCATCTTCCTTCGTTGGTGTCACGCTCTGAGGACATCTGTGGCATTATTGCTCCAGTTGTACCTCTTGGACCACAATCAACTCTCGCTTTACAAGGCTTGACGCTCATGGGCATTCGTCAGGCCAGGAGTCACAAAGCTACAAAAGTGGTTCTTGGTTGG GTTGTGGATGATGGTTCCGAGTCCCTCACAGCGATGGGCTTTGAGACACTCCAAGAGTTCGAGGAAATCACAAACTCCCCAGAAAAT TTTTCTAGCATACTATGA
- a CDS encoding beta-N-acetylhexosaminidase — MALKLPPRSGASLRIITLVPLYLQPRTLNQTAELVQELQTIAKNAGHLQPLLIALDQENGGVNSLFDEDYVCQFPSAMGVAATGRADLAYEVTKATATEISACGVNLMLGPVLDVLNNARYQPLGVRATGDDPQEVSQYGLAALRGIRDAGIASCGKHFPSYGNLNFLGSNLDVPIITQTLEELSISALVPFRNAVASGKLDAMFIGGCGISNPSMNVSHACLSDQVVDELLRDELGFNGVAISECLEMEALSHELGVQNGVIMAVEAGCDLVLLCRAYDVQLEAIKGLKLGYENGIVTKERIFTSLRRVLNLKSTCTSWEKALNPPGISLLSQLHPSHLALSLQAYDDSITIIRDKEKLIPLTASMHPGEELLLLTPLVKPLPASSLTKKLLAAKDNQNQAEGQHEMWAHNGRDRSAILSGEGVFREFGKSLARARNEKLLHTSYTANGVRPVHENLIHRASCIIIVTADANRNLYQAGFTKHVDMMCSMLRTRGQKKQLIVVAVSSPYDFAMDKSIGTYLCTFDFTENALHALARTLVGEIAPLGTLPGTLRKSKKVLKSRQHWLVEEYSAKRDASALNDLLRAVHRASAPDLQFLRTTTAASFQLNNANIAESHFVVRNSSTNALYGFAATYFVHGVGILGGVFVEPTKRDVSIGRSLHRRALRSLMQRRGIKQVQIGSAFPGVFLGIPNDVEVNTIKEWFANSGWDVQFPRRVSNMILQDVASWSAPEGLSQSIQRAGISFDLIHDLDNADGVLSHVRNNANPEVLELYRHALSESKLSGIVRAKDATGALLGTIIVCKQRSPLETHLPSLVSRSEDICGIIAPVVPLGPQSTLALQGLTLMGIRQARSHKATKVVLGWVVDDGSESLTAMGFETLQEFEEITNSPENFSSIL; from the exons ATGGCACTGAAGTTACCCCCCAGATCAGGAGCCTCATTGAGGATCATCACCTTGGTTCCATTATACTTACAGCCAAGAACCTTAAAT CAAACAGCAGAACTTGTCCAGGAATTACAGACCATTGCTAAGAATGCTGGTCATTTACAACCTCTTCTCATTGCCCTCGATCAGGAGAATGGAGGAGTCAACAGTCTTTTCGACGAAGACTATGTATGCCAATTTCCCAGTGCCATGGGCGTCGCAGCTACTGGTCGAGCCGACCTAGCATATGAAGTGACCAAGGCTACTGCCACTGAGATCTCGGCCTGTGGTGTCAACCTCATGCTAGGACCCGTCCTTGATGTATTGAATAATGCTCGCTACCAGCCTTTGGGAGTGCGTGCTACCGGAGATGACCCCCAAGAAGTATCACAATATGGCCTGGCGGCTCTACGAGGAATTCGAGATGCTGGAATTGCTTCATGTGGAAAGCATTTCCCATCATACGGAAATCTGAACTTTCTGGGCTCAAACCTAGATGTGCCCATTATCACTCAGACACTAGAGGAACTCAGTATCAGCGCTTTGGTTCCATTCCGAAATGCCGTTGCCTCGGGAAAATTAGATGCTATGTTTATTGGAGGCTGTGGCATATCCAATCCGTCCATGAATGTGAGTCATGCTTGTCTTTCAGATCAAGTTGTGGATGAGCTCTTGCGCGATGAACTTGGATTCAACGGAGTCGCAATCTCAGAgtgcttggagatggaggctcTCAGCCATGAACTTGGTGTCCAGAATGGTGTTATCATGGCCGTCGAAGCAGGCTgtgatcttgtcctcctctGCCGTGCCTATGACGTCCAACTTGAAGCTATCAAAGGCCTGAAGCTCGGTTATGAAAATGGTATTGTGACGAAGGAGCGGATTTTCACCTCTCTGAGAAGGGTACTTAACCTGAAATCGACCTGTACGTCTTGGGAGAAGGCGTTGAACCCTCCAGGCatttctttgctttctcaacttcacccatctcatcttgctcTATCACTCCAAGCCTACGATGATTCCATCACAATCATTCGAGATAAGGAGAAACTTATCCCACTCACAGCCTCAATGCATCCCGGAGAGGAGCTCCTCTTATTGACACCTTTAGTCAAGCCGCTGCCTGCATCTTCACTCACCAAAAAGCTGCTGGCAGCCAAAGACAACCAGAATCAAGCAGAAGGGCAACATGAGATGTGGGCGCATAATGGTCGTGACCGAAGCGCGATATTGAGCGGAGAGGGGGTTTTCCGAGAATTTGGCAAATCTCTTGCTCGAGCTCGTAATGAAAAGTTACTCCACACAAGCTATACGGCTAATGGAGTCCGTCCAG TTCACGAAAACCTGATCCACAGAGCATCTTGTATCATTATTGTCACGGCTGATGCCAATCGAAACCTTTATCAAGCTGGTTTCACCAAGCATGTTGACATGATGTGCTCTATGCTTCGAACCAGGGGTCAGAAAAAGCAACTGATCGTAGTGGCAGTCAGCTCTCCGTATGATTTTGCAATGGATAAATCCATTGGCACATACCTCTGCACCTTCGACTTCACCGAGAACGCTCTCCATGCTCTTGCAAGGACACTGGTTGGAGAAATTGCGCCCCTTGGAACTCTCCCCGGTACACTGCGTAAGAGCAAGAAGGTTCTCAAGTCCAGACAACACTGGCTGGTAGAAGAATACAGTGCGAAACGTGACGCATCTGCTTTGAACGACCTACTTCGAGCTGTTCACCGAGCAAGCGCACCAGACCTGCAGTTTCTACGCACAACAACTGCTGCTTCCTTTCAGCTCAATAATGCCAATATTGCAGAATCACATTTTGTGGTTAGAAACAGCAGCACTAACGCTTTGTACGGCTTTGCTGCTACATACTTTGTTCACGGTGTTGGTATCCTTGGGGGTGTCTTTGTCGAGCCCACCAAACGTGACGTATCGATCGGAAGGTCCCTTCACCGACGGGCGCTCAGAAGTCTCATGCAGCGACGAGGAATCAAGCAAGTCCAGATAGGGTCAGCTTTCCCTGGGGTTTTCCTAGGTATTCCCAACGATGTCGAGGTCAACACAATCAAAGAGTGGTTTGCGAACAGCGGCTGGGATGTTCAGTTTCCACGACGCGTCTCAAACATGATCTTACAGGATGTGGCAAGCTGGTCTGCCCCAGAGGGTTTGTCCCAGAGCATTCAAAGAGCCGGTATTAGCTTTGACCTGATTCATGATTTGGACAACGCGGATGGTGTTCTCAGCCATGTCCGTAACAACGCAAATCCTGAGGTATTAGAGCTGTACCGCCATGCGCTGTCAGAATCGAAGTTGAGTGGGATCGTGCGGGCCAAGGATGCGACAGGTGCCTTGTTGGGTACGATCATTGTTTGCAAGCAGCGCAGTCCATTGGAAACTCATCTTCCTTCGTTGGTGTCACGCTCTGAGGACATCTGTGGCATTATTGCTCCAGTTGTACCTCTTGGACCACAATCAACTCTCGCTTTACAAGGCTTGACGCTCATGGGCATTCGTCAGGCCAGGAGTCACAAAGCTACAAAAGTGGTTCTTGGTTGG GTTGTGGATGATGGTTCCGAGTCCCTCACAGCGATGGGCTTTGAGACACTCCAAGAGTTCGAGGAAATCACAAACTCCCCAGAAAAT TTTTCTAGCATACTATGA
- a CDS encoding beta-N-acetylhexosaminidase translates to MAPPPAGSVSSSSSREGYRSVNASHRYLKHAGPLRGEPEPQQKRSKYHVTRHRRRPTIMAHTDNSDLDPVWQDLDRAIGQILIMGWDGTEVTPQIRSLIEDHHLGSIILTAKNLKSAQQTAELVQELQTIAKNAGHLQPLLIALDQENGGVNSLFDEDYVCQFPSAMGVAATGRADLAYEVTKATATEISACGVNLMLGPVLDVLNNARYQPLGVRATGDDPQEVSQYGLAALRGIRDAGIASCGKHFPSYGNLNFLGSNLDVPIITQTLEELSISALVPFRNAVASGKLDAMFIGGCGISNPSMNVSHACLSDQVVDELLRDELGFNGVAISECLEMEALSHELGVQNGVIMAVEAGCDLVLLCRAYDVQLEAIKGLKLGYENGIVTKERIFTSLRRVLNLKSTCTSWEKALNPPGISLLSQLHPSHLALSLQAYDDSITIIRDKEKLIPLTASMHPGEELLLLTPLVKPLPASSLTKKLLAAKDNQNQAEGQHEMWAHNGRDRSAILSGEGVFREFGKSLARARNEKLLHTSYTANGVRPVHENLIHRASCIIIVTADANRNLYQAGFTKHVDMMCSMLRTRGQKKQLIVVAVSSPYDFAMDKSIGTYLCTFDFTENALHALARTLVGEIAPLGTLPGTLRKSKKVLKSRQHWLVEEYSAKRDASALNDLLRAVHRASAPDLQFLRTTTAASFQLNNANIAESHFVVRNSSTNALYGFAATYFVHGVGILGGVFVEPTKRDVSIGRSLHRRALRSLMQRRGIKQVQIGSAFPGVFLGIPNDVEVNTIKEWFANSGWDVQFPRRVSNMILQDVASWSAPEGLSQSIQRAGISFDLIHDLDNADGVLSHVRNNANPEVLELYRHALSESKLSGIVRAKDATGALLGTIIVCKQRSPLETHLPSLVSRSEDICGIIAPVVPLGPQSTLALQGLTLMGIRQARSHKATKVVLGWVVDDGSESLTAMGFETLQEFEEITNSPENVTIPHF, encoded by the exons ATGGcccctcctcctgctggGTCAGTGTCTAGCTCATCCTCTCGAGAAGGCTACCGCAGTGTCAATGCATCTCATCGTTACCTCAAGCACGCGGGGCCATTAAGGGGTGAGCCAGAACCACAgcagaagagatcaaagTACCATGTGACGAGGCATCGACGCCGCCCAACCATCATGGCCCATACAGACAATAGCGACCTCGATCCAGTATGGCAAGATCTCGACCG TGCCATTGGACAGATCCTGATAATGGGCTGGGATGGCACTGAAGTTACCCCCCAGATCAGGAGCCTCATTGAGGATCATCACCTTGGTTCCATTATACTTACAGCCAAGAACCTTAAAT CTGCTCAGCAAACAGCAGAACTTGTCCAGGAATTACAGACCATTGCTAAGAATGCTGGTCATTTACAACCTCTTCTCATTGCCCTCGATCAGGAGAATGGAGGAGTCAACAGTCTTTTCGACGAAGACTATGTATGCCAATTTCCCAGTGCCATGGGCGTCGCAGCTACTGGTCGAGCCGACCTAGCATATGAAGTGACCAAGGCTACTGCCACTGAGATCTCGGCCTGTGGTGTCAACCTCATGCTAGGACCCGTCCTTGATGTATTGAATAATGCTCGCTACCAGCCTTTGGGAGTGCGTGCTACCGGAGATGACCCCCAAGAAGTATCACAATATGGCCTGGCGGCTCTACGAGGAATTCGAGATGCTGGAATTGCTTCATGTGGAAAGCATTTCCCATCATACGGAAATCTGAACTTTCTGGGCTCAAACCTAGATGTGCCCATTATCACTCAGACACTAGAGGAACTCAGTATCAGCGCTTTGGTTCCATTCCGAAATGCCGTTGCCTCGGGAAAATTAGATGCTATGTTTATTGGAGGCTGTGGCATATCCAATCCGTCCATGAATGTGAGTCATGCTTGTCTTTCAGATCAAGTTGTGGATGAGCTCTTGCGCGATGAACTTGGATTCAACGGAGTCGCAATCTCAGAgtgcttggagatggaggctcTCAGCCATGAACTTGGTGTCCAGAATGGTGTTATCATGGCCGTCGAAGCAGGCTgtgatcttgtcctcctctGCCGTGCCTATGACGTCCAACTTGAAGCTATCAAAGGCCTGAAGCTCGGTTATGAAAATGGTATTGTGACGAAGGAGCGGATTTTCACCTCTCTGAGAAGGGTACTTAACCTGAAATCGACCTGTACGTCTTGGGAGAAGGCGTTGAACCCTCCAGGCatttctttgctttctcaacttcacccatctcatcttgctcTATCACTCCAAGCCTACGATGATTCCATCACAATCATTCGAGATAAGGAGAAACTTATCCCACTCACAGCCTCAATGCATCCCGGAGAGGAGCTCCTCTTATTGACACCTTTAGTCAAGCCGCTGCCTGCATCTTCACTCACCAAAAAGCTGCTGGCAGCCAAAGACAACCAGAATCAAGCAGAAGGGCAACATGAGATGTGGGCGCATAATGGTCGTGACCGAAGCGCGATATTGAGCGGAGAGGGGGTTTTCCGAGAATTTGGCAAATCTCTTGCTCGAGCTCGTAATGAAAAGTTACTCCACACAAGCTATACGGCTAATGGAGTCCGTCCAG TTCACGAAAACCTGATCCACAGAGCATCTTGTATCATTATTGTCACGGCTGATGCCAATCGAAACCTTTATCAAGCTGGTTTCACCAAGCATGTTGACATGATGTGCTCTATGCTTCGAACCAGGGGTCAGAAAAAGCAACTGATCGTAGTGGCAGTCAGCTCTCCGTATGATTTTGCAATGGATAAATCCATTGGCACATACCTCTGCACCTTCGACTTCACCGAGAACGCTCTCCATGCTCTTGCAAGGACACTGGTTGGAGAAATTGCGCCCCTTGGAACTCTCCCCGGTACACTGCGTAAGAGCAAGAAGGTTCTCAAGTCCAGACAACACTGGCTGGTAGAAGAATACAGTGCGAAACGTGACGCATCTGCTTTGAACGACCTACTTCGAGCTGTTCACCGAGCAAGCGCACCAGACCTGCAGTTTCTACGCACAACAACTGCTGCTTCCTTTCAGCTCAATAATGCCAATATTGCAGAATCACATTTTGTGGTTAGAAACAGCAGCACTAACGCTTTGTACGGCTTTGCTGCTACATACTTTGTTCACGGTGTTGGTATCCTTGGGGGTGTCTTTGTCGAGCCCACCAAACGTGACGTATCGATCGGAAGGTCCCTTCACCGACGGGCGCTCAGAAGTCTCATGCAGCGACGAGGAATCAAGCAAGTCCAGATAGGGTCAGCTTTCCCTGGGGTTTTCCTAGGTATTCCCAACGATGTCGAGGTCAACACAATCAAAGAGTGGTTTGCGAACAGCGGCTGGGATGTTCAGTTTCCACGACGCGTCTCAAACATGATCTTACAGGATGTGGCAAGCTGGTCTGCCCCAGAGGGTTTGTCCCAGAGCATTCAAAGAGCCGGTATTAGCTTTGACCTGATTCATGATTTGGACAACGCGGATGGTGTTCTCAGCCATGTCCGTAACAACGCAAATCCTGAGGTATTAGAGCTGTACCGCCATGCGCTGTCAGAATCGAAGTTGAGTGGGATCGTGCGGGCCAAGGATGCGACAGGTGCCTTGTTGGGTACGATCATTGTTTGCAAGCAGCGCAGTCCATTGGAAACTCATCTTCCTTCGTTGGTGTCACGCTCTGAGGACATCTGTGGCATTATTGCTCCAGTTGTACCTCTTGGACCACAATCAACTCTCGCTTTACAAGGCTTGACGCTCATGGGCATTCGTCAGGCCAGGAGTCACAAAGCTACAAAAGTGGTTCTTGGTTGG GTTGTGGATGATGGTTCCGAGTCCCTCACAGCGATGGGCTTTGAGACACTCCAAGAGTTCGAGGAAATCACAAACTCCCCAGAAAATGTAACTATCCCTCACTTCTAA